A window of Xyrauchen texanus isolate HMW12.3.18 chromosome 10, RBS_HiC_50CHRs, whole genome shotgun sequence contains these coding sequences:
- the snapin gene encoding SNARE-associated protein Snapin yields the protein MAALAVVETPSGKDALAEGLLDLLRPAVQQLDLHVHSVRESQVELREHIDNLASELCRINEHQKVALDLDPYVKKLLNARRRVVLVNNILQNAQERLRRLNHNVAKETARRKTMLEASGAFSSRSPSKQ from the exons atggcagcgcTAGCAGTAGTGGAAACCCCTTCAGGAAAAGATGCTCTCGCCGAGGGTTTGCTGGACCTCTTGAGACCAGCTGTACAGCAGCTTGATTTACATGTGCATTCAGTCAG AGAAAGCCAAGTTGAACTGAGGGAACACATTGACAATTTAGCATCTG AGTTGTGTAGGATTAATGAGCACCAGAAAGTGGCACTAGATTTAGACCCATATGTTAAAAAACTTCTTAATGCAAGGCGAAGAGTGGTGCTTGTCAACAACATTCTCCAGAATGCACAG GAACGTTTGCGAAGGTTAAACCATAATGTTGCTAAGGAGACAGCTCGCAGGAAGACCATGCTTGAGGCATCTGGAGCATTTTCCTCCCGGTCCCCTAGCAAACAATGA
- the LOC127650348 gene encoding chromatin target of PRMT1 protein-like codes for MSAPSSQKVVLKSTTKVSLNERFTNMLKNKQPTVTSIRASMQQQNTASARNRRLAQQMENRLSVQAALQHKQSLKQRLGKSNIQSRLGRPIGPLMRGGAGGRGFVGGMRGAGRGLRGRGRGGVMRGSLSLRGVGQMRGRGGPGRIGLRRGMRQRGGGGGRGAAMIGRGAARGAFGGRGRGGLRGRGGFAGRGRGRGRGRGVGRPVVTREQLDNQLDAYMSKTKGHLDAELDAYMAQADPESME; via the exons ATGAGTGCCCCTTCTTCTCAAAAAGTCGTGCTGAAAAGCACCACCAAGGTGTCCCTGAATGAGCG CTTCACAAACATGCTGAAGAACAAGCAGCCGACTGTGACTAGCATCCGGGCTAGCATGCAGCAGCAGAACACGGCCAGCGCACGGAACCGCCGCCTCGCCCAACAGATGGAGAATAGGCTCTCTGTGCAGGCTGCCCTGCAACACAAACAG AGCCTAAAGCAGCGACTTGGGAAAAGCAACATCCAGTCCAGATTGGGTCGGCCCATTGGCCCGTTGATGCGGGGCGGCGCAGGAGGGCGGGGTTTTGTCGGAGGAATGCGAGGAGCTGGACGAGGACTGCGGGGAAGAGGTAGAGGTGGAGTTATGAGAGGATCGCTTTCTCTTAGAG gTGTAGGTCAGATGCGTGGCAGGGGTGGTCCTGGGCGCATAGGTCTCCGTCGAGGTATGCGTCAGCGTGGTGGAGGCGGAGGACGAGGTGCCGCTATGATTGGCCGAGGAGCAGCACGTGGAGCATTTGGTGGAAGAG GTCGTGGGGGTTTGAGAGGTCGTGGAGGGTTTGCTGGAAGGGGCCGTGGACGTGGCAGAGGCAGAGGAGTAGGTCGTCCAGTTGTCACACGTGAGCAGTTGGACAACCAGCTTGATGCTTACATGTCCAAAACCAAAGGCCATCTGGATGCTGAGCTAGATGCATATATGGCCCAGGCAGACCCAGAGAGCATGGAGTAA
- the LOC127650339 gene encoding putative tyrosine carboxypeptidase MATCAP2 isoform X1, with translation MLESIQVTEQLYRPELETSKKYLLSPMEKPVSPSQVHLECVSSGVLKNLFNTGTRSHNMLLRKEADEQKNPKHSLYNCPKKAQRVSTATHRTRPQPTLAPLALSGLTVGCRDARHAQSVFTCFSTSCSRQMNSISVIGSGIRLSPCPMPRPQNSCLAGFPGTKLPQLSRACLAGRDGENSIKKLCILTAIKPSNVEKERARFFKSEFNYNPQFEYSNPVPPQVLAKQSNASDRFLNQAVRIMELALQKYGSYEKFEQATGGNLLTKSRICYHVKKYMEKEGCMGEIVVHLTDDLLSRASMTVVNSRPTLTINICTAREQWLEGMLRHEIGTHYFRGINNSHQPWSSSEGRKKHSLRPMNPTEEGLASIHSVLFRKDPTLWRAALLYYTVYQASRMSFSQLFHNLDRFVHDPNTRWDYCVRAKRGQTDTAQLGCFSKDQVYLDGILKILRHRHNIDFQLLMALGKVSYEDVECLKGLALMERVRIPHFLQDRVRYTEQLQKIMEVNQLTDEELCMLI, from the exons ATGCTTGAATCTATTCAAGTTACAG AACAGCTCTATCGACCAGAGCTGGAAACATCTAAGAAGTATCTATTAAGCCCCATGGAGAAACCTGTGAGCCCAAGTCAGGTCCATCTGGAGTGCGTGTCCTCTGGTGTTCTGAAGAATCTGTTTAACACGGGCACCAGGAGCCACAACATGCTGCTTCGGAAAGAGGCAGATGAACAGAAGAACCCTAAGCACTCTCTGTACAACTGCCCCAAAAAAGCACAAAGAGTCTCTACAGCAACACATCGCACCAGACCCCAGCCAACCCTTGCACCTCTCGCATTGAGTGGACTGACCGTTGGTTGCAGAGATGCCCGGCATGCTCAGTCTGTCTTTACCTGCTTCTCCACCAGCTGTTCCAGGCAAATGAACAGCATCTCAGTGATCGGCAGCGGCATTCGTCTCTCCCCCTGCCCCATGCCCAGACCCCAAAACAGCTGCCTGGCTGGTTTCCCAGGTACAAAACTGCCCCAGCTTTCCAGAGCATGTCTTGCTGGTCGTGATGGAGAAAACTCAATCAAGAAGTTGTGCATTCTCACTGCCATAAAGCCATCTAATGTGGAGAAGGAGAGGGCCAGATTTTTCAAATCAGAGTTTAACTACAACCCTCAGTTTGAGTACAGCAACCCTGTCCCTCCACAAGTGCTGGCAAAGCAAAGCAATGCTTCAGATCGCTTCCTCAATCAA GCTGTGCGGATCATGGAGTTGGCCCTGCAGAAATACGGCTCCTATGAGAAGTTTGAGCAGGCAACAGGAGGAAACCTCCTCACCAAGAGCCGCATCTGTTACCACGTCAAAAAATACATGGAAAAGGAGGGATGCATGGGAGAG ATAGTGGTTCACCTGACTGATGACCTCCTGTCCAGAGCTTCAATGACTGTCGTGAACAGCAGACCTACACTCACCATTAACATCTGTACTGCTAGAGAACAGTGGCTGGAGGGGATGCTAAGGCATGAAATCG GTACACACTACTTCCGCGGCATCAACAACAGTCACCAGCCATGGAGCAGCAGTGAGGGAAGGAAGAAGCACAGTCTGCGGCCCATGAACCCCACTGAAGAGGGGCTGGCCAGCATTCACAGCGTGCTCTTTCGTAAGGATCCCACCCTGTGGCGTGCTGCCCTGCTCTACTACACTGTCTACCAGGCCAGCCGCATGTCCTTCTCACAGCTCTTTCACAACCTGGACCGATTTGTCCATGACCCAAATACACGGTGGGACTACTGCGTCAGAGCCAAACGTGGACAGACTGACACAGCACAGCTAG GTTGTTTCAGTAAGGATCAGGTGTATCTTGATGGCATCCTGAAGATCCTCAGACACAGACACAACATTGATTTCCAGCTGCTCATGGCTCTGGGAAAG gTGTCATATGAGGATGTGGAGTGTCTGAAAGGTCTGGCTCTGATGGAGCGTGTGCGCATTCCTCACTTCCTGCAGGACCGAGTGCGCTACACAGAGCAGCTGCAGAAGATCATGGAGGTAAACCAGCTGACCGATGAGGAGCTGTGCATGCTTATTTGA
- the LOC127650339 gene encoding putative tyrosine carboxypeptidase MATCAP2 isoform X2, with amino-acid sequence MEKPVSPSQVHLECVSSGVLKNLFNTGTRSHNMLLRKEADEQKNPKHSLYNCPKKAQRVSTATHRTRPQPTLAPLALSGLTVGCRDARHAQSVFTCFSTSCSRQMNSISVIGSGIRLSPCPMPRPQNSCLAGFPGTKLPQLSRACLAGRDGENSIKKLCILTAIKPSNVEKERARFFKSEFNYNPQFEYSNPVPPQVLAKQSNASDRFLNQAVRIMELALQKYGSYEKFEQATGGNLLTKSRICYHVKKYMEKEGCMGEIVVHLTDDLLSRASMTVVNSRPTLTINICTAREQWLEGMLRHEIGTHYFRGINNSHQPWSSSEGRKKHSLRPMNPTEEGLASIHSVLFRKDPTLWRAALLYYTVYQASRMSFSQLFHNLDRFVHDPNTRWDYCVRAKRGQTDTAQLGCFSKDQVYLDGILKILRHRHNIDFQLLMALGKVSYEDVECLKGLALMERVRIPHFLQDRVRYTEQLQKIMEVNQLTDEELCMLI; translated from the exons ATGGAGAAACCTGTGAGCCCAAGTCAGGTCCATCTGGAGTGCGTGTCCTCTGGTGTTCTGAAGAATCTGTTTAACACGGGCACCAGGAGCCACAACATGCTGCTTCGGAAAGAGGCAGATGAACAGAAGAACCCTAAGCACTCTCTGTACAACTGCCCCAAAAAAGCACAAAGAGTCTCTACAGCAACACATCGCACCAGACCCCAGCCAACCCTTGCACCTCTCGCATTGAGTGGACTGACCGTTGGTTGCAGAGATGCCCGGCATGCTCAGTCTGTCTTTACCTGCTTCTCCACCAGCTGTTCCAGGCAAATGAACAGCATCTCAGTGATCGGCAGCGGCATTCGTCTCTCCCCCTGCCCCATGCCCAGACCCCAAAACAGCTGCCTGGCTGGTTTCCCAGGTACAAAACTGCCCCAGCTTTCCAGAGCATGTCTTGCTGGTCGTGATGGAGAAAACTCAATCAAGAAGTTGTGCATTCTCACTGCCATAAAGCCATCTAATGTGGAGAAGGAGAGGGCCAGATTTTTCAAATCAGAGTTTAACTACAACCCTCAGTTTGAGTACAGCAACCCTGTCCCTCCACAAGTGCTGGCAAAGCAAAGCAATGCTTCAGATCGCTTCCTCAATCAA GCTGTGCGGATCATGGAGTTGGCCCTGCAGAAATACGGCTCCTATGAGAAGTTTGAGCAGGCAACAGGAGGAAACCTCCTCACCAAGAGCCGCATCTGTTACCACGTCAAAAAATACATGGAAAAGGAGGGATGCATGGGAGAG ATAGTGGTTCACCTGACTGATGACCTCCTGTCCAGAGCTTCAATGACTGTCGTGAACAGCAGACCTACACTCACCATTAACATCTGTACTGCTAGAGAACAGTGGCTGGAGGGGATGCTAAGGCATGAAATCG GTACACACTACTTCCGCGGCATCAACAACAGTCACCAGCCATGGAGCAGCAGTGAGGGAAGGAAGAAGCACAGTCTGCGGCCCATGAACCCCACTGAAGAGGGGCTGGCCAGCATTCACAGCGTGCTCTTTCGTAAGGATCCCACCCTGTGGCGTGCTGCCCTGCTCTACTACACTGTCTACCAGGCCAGCCGCATGTCCTTCTCACAGCTCTTTCACAACCTGGACCGATTTGTCCATGACCCAAATACACGGTGGGACTACTGCGTCAGAGCCAAACGTGGACAGACTGACACAGCACAGCTAG GTTGTTTCAGTAAGGATCAGGTGTATCTTGATGGCATCCTGAAGATCCTCAGACACAGACACAACATTGATTTCCAGCTGCTCATGGCTCTGGGAAAG gTGTCATATGAGGATGTGGAGTGTCTGAAAGGTCTGGCTCTGATGGAGCGTGTGCGCATTCCTCACTTCCTGCAGGACCGAGTGCGCTACACAGAGCAGCTGCAGAAGATCATGGAGGTAAACCAGCTGACCGATGAGGAGCTGTGCATGCTTATTTGA